Proteins encoded in a region of the Methylosinus trichosporium OB3b genome:
- the cobO gene encoding cob(I)yrinic acid a,c-diamide adenosyltransferase, with the protein MSETDDRHSEKMRKIQAARAKIMAGKTIERGLVIVHTGAGKGKSTAAFGMVCRMIGHGRRVAIVQFIKGAMQTGEKAVFDAFPDQVEFRPMGEGFTWDTQDRARDIATATAAWHVAKARILDPEIDMVVCDELNVALRYDYAPLDDVLATLQDKPQSKHVVITGRNAPDELIARADLVTEMTLVKHPFRSGVKAQEGIEF; encoded by the coding sequence ATGAGCGAGACCGATGACCGACACAGCGAGAAGATGCGCAAGATACAGGCGGCGCGCGCGAAGATCATGGCCGGCAAGACCATCGAGCGCGGCCTCGTCATCGTCCATACGGGCGCGGGCAAGGGCAAGTCGACCGCGGCCTTCGGCATGGTCTGCCGCATGATCGGCCATGGCCGGCGCGTCGCCATCGTTCAATTCATCAAAGGCGCGATGCAGACGGGCGAGAAGGCGGTGTTCGACGCTTTTCCCGATCAAGTCGAGTTCCGCCCCATGGGCGAGGGCTTCACCTGGGACACGCAGGACCGCGCGCGCGACATTGCGACGGCGACGGCGGCCTGGCATGTGGCGAAGGCGCGCATTCTCGATCCCGAAATCGACATGGTCGTCTGCGACGAGCTCAATGTCGCCCTGCGCTATGATTATGCGCCGCTGGACGATGTGTTGGCGACCTTGCAGGACAAGCCGCAATCGAAGCATGTCGTGATCACCGGACGCAATGCGCCGGACGAGCTGATCGCGCGCGCCGATCTCGTGACCGAGATGACGCTGGTGAAGCATCCGTTTCGCAGCGGCGTGAAAGCGCAGGAGGGAATCGAGTTTTGA
- a CDS encoding ABC transporter substrate-binding protein yields the protein MTTKPDRRRKRTARAVAAAALLCSGSVRAGAADEAPSRIVSLNACADQYLIALADKSQIAALTHFSRDPSLSYYAEAAKDYPVTKGEVEAVLALRPGLVITNPYRRADDLALLKGKVEILSLKPANSFAEVVEETRRIAAAIGQSERGEALARAMQTRVAAAGQRPIGGIAAHYQRGGYLTGPGTLMDDLMSRAGLDNLARRLNGGKIGRLSLEEIIARRPDYLVVSNAGGEGQDQGELVLEHPALARAVPAARRLHVPAAFTVCGGPSYPDALERLQAEAARAMGR from the coding sequence ATGACCACGAAACCGGATCGACGACGCAAGCGAACGGCGCGAGCGGTCGCCGCCGCCGCGCTTCTCTGCTCCGGCTCGGTGCGCGCCGGCGCGGCGGACGAAGCGCCGAGCCGCATCGTCTCGCTCAACGCCTGCGCCGATCAATATCTGATCGCGCTCGCCGACAAGTCGCAGATCGCCGCGCTCACGCATTTCTCGCGCGATCCGAGCCTCTCCTATTACGCGGAAGCCGCGAAAGACTATCCCGTGACCAAGGGTGAGGTCGAAGCGGTGCTGGCGCTGCGGCCGGGGCTCGTGATCACCAATCCCTATCGACGCGCCGACGATCTCGCTCTGCTGAAGGGCAAGGTCGAGATCCTCTCCTTGAAGCCGGCCAATTCCTTCGCGGAGGTGGTCGAGGAGACGCGCCGCATCGCCGCGGCGATCGGCCAGAGCGAGCGTGGCGAAGCGCTGGCGCGCGCGATGCAAACGCGCGTCGCCGCGGCGGGACAACGACCGATCGGCGGAATCGCCGCGCATTATCAGCGCGGCGGCTATCTGACGGGGCCGGGCACGCTGATGGACGATCTGATGAGCCGCGCCGGTCTCGACAATCTCGCGCGAAGGCTCAATGGCGGGAAGATCGGACGCCTGTCGCTCGAGGAGATCATTGCTCGGCGTCCCGATTATCTCGTCGTCAGCAACGCCGGCGGCGAGGGGCAGGACCAGGGCGAGCTCGTGCTCGAGCATCCGGCGCTGGCGCGCGCCGTTCCCGCCGCGCGGCGCTTGCATGTGCCCGCCGCCTTCACCGTCTGCGGCGGCCCGTCCTATCCGGACGCGCTGGAGCGATTGCAGGCGGAAGCCGCACGCGCGATGGGGCGTTGA
- a CDS encoding ATP-grasp domain-containing protein, translating into MSESFRTPASDDGELLGVATLCRAFMAGDELPKIYDRLTARLERDPNDAYAMLDLSMIAHLLGDKEAHLRLQRQALSQQRIFSLAGSQPRNQVRLLAIVTAGDFMSNTPLEFLVEDGPIALHYLYVASDQALPHPLPDHDVAFVAVAESDRNRGVLEQLDRAVETWPRPLLNRPSAIARLTRDGAFRLLYDTPGLVYPVNAAVTRAALEAVVRGETEIEALLDGASYPVLARPRGTHAGEGLVKLDGVSALAEFLANQSVDSFYLAQFIDYRSADGLFRKYRLLFIDGAPYAAHLAISKNWMIHYLNAEMNDWNHRAEEALFFARFDDDFAVRHQAAFTEMARRIGLDYFIIDCGETSDGRLLLFEVGTAMIVHSLDPVAAFPYKQPQMRKLFDGFIAYICKHATDDGRCRTTSPE; encoded by the coding sequence ATGAGCGAGAGCTTCCGCACCCCTGCGTCGGACGATGGCGAGCTTTTGGGCGTCGCGACATTGTGTCGCGCCTTTATGGCCGGCGACGAATTGCCCAAAATCTACGACCGACTGACCGCCCGGCTGGAGCGGGATCCGAATGACGCCTATGCGATGCTGGATCTCTCGATGATCGCACATTTGCTGGGCGACAAGGAAGCGCACCTTCGACTGCAAAGACAGGCGCTCTCGCAGCAACGTATTTTTTCGCTCGCCGGATCGCAGCCCCGAAACCAAGTGCGGCTGCTCGCTATCGTCACAGCGGGCGATTTCATGTCGAATACGCCGCTGGAGTTTCTGGTCGAAGATGGCCCGATTGCGCTCCATTATCTTTATGTCGCGTCGGACCAGGCGCTTCCGCATCCGTTGCCGGACCATGACGTCGCATTCGTCGCTGTCGCCGAAAGCGATCGCAATCGTGGGGTTCTGGAACAGCTCGATAGGGCGGTCGAGACATGGCCGCGACCTTTGCTCAATCGCCCTAGCGCGATCGCGCGACTGACCCGTGATGGCGCCTTTCGGCTGCTATACGACACGCCGGGGCTCGTCTATCCCGTCAATGCGGCGGTCACACGCGCCGCTCTGGAGGCTGTCGTCCGCGGCGAAACGGAAATCGAGGCTTTGCTCGACGGCGCTTCTTATCCGGTTCTTGCGCGCCCTCGCGGCACGCATGCGGGGGAAGGCCTCGTCAAGCTCGATGGCGTCTCAGCGCTCGCTGAATTTCTCGCAAACCAATCGGTCGATTCATTTTATTTGGCGCAATTCATTGACTACCGCAGCGCCGATGGGCTGTTCCGCAAATACCGCCTGCTGTTCATCGACGGCGCGCCTTATGCCGCGCACTTGGCGATTTCCAAGAACTGGATGATTCATTATCTCAACGCGGAAATGAATGACTGGAATCATCGCGCCGAGGAGGCGCTTTTCTTCGCGCGATTCGATGACGATTTCGCTGTTCGTCACCAAGCCGCGTTCACGGAAATGGCTCGGCGCATCGGACTCGACTACTTCATCATCGATTGCGGCGAAACGTCCGACGGCCGGCTGCTGCTTTTCGAAGTCGGTACGGCAATGATAGTGCATTCGCTGGATCCGGTCGCAGCATTTCCCTACAAGCAGCCACAGATGCGTAAATTGTTCGACGGTTTCATTGCCTATATATGCAAGCACGCGACCGACGATGGGAGATGCCGGACAACATCCCCTGAATAG